The Maridesulfovibrio salexigens DSM 2638 region CAGGAAGTCCGATTCCTTTGCGGGCCAGAAGCTGCAAACTGCGCAGTTTATCACGCGAACGGGTGATGGCTACTGATTCGTTGACACAATAAACACCCATCATTTCAAACTGGCGGACAACCGCACAGCCATAAAATGTAATGGATGCGCCGATGCGCGGGATGATTGCATCAAATCCCTCAAGCTTTTCACCCTTATAAAGAATACTGGGGTTGTGAGATGTGATGTTCATATAGCAGCGCAGGGGGTTGATTACCCGCACTTCATGTCCACGTGCATTGCAGGCTTCCACAAGAGAATTAGTAGAGTATAGTTCCCGTTTACGAGAAAGGATGCCGATTTTCATTCGTGCCTCCCAAAATTTTTATTTGTAAAATTCAGCAGCGTGCTTTCTGCCCAGCAGATATGATCCGGCTGGATCAACAATTAACCGTTCTTCCATGGCTGTTCTACCCAGAAGCATCCTAAATCTCATGGAATCACGGTTGGTCAGGGTAAGCTCAATATCCCAACTCATGTTGCCCATAATGATTTTTGAACTGATCACAGGCCGATCTTCGCTTATGCCTCCAGAGTTGGTGACTGTGCGGAAGTCAATGACCGGCGCTTCACAGAAAACTTCAATGTCGGTACGTTTCTGGATTGGATGAATACCAAACCGAATCCATTTTTGACCGTCACGTTCAAAAAAATCCTGCTGGAAAGAATGCAGACAGGAAGTTTTCGCTCCGGTATCAGTTTTGAATTTGATAGCCGGAATATTCAATTGCGGGAAAGCTCCCCATTCCCTCCAGCCGATGACCGTCTTCCCCTGTATGTTTTCAGGACAGTTCATAAGCTGCTCCTTGAGTATGAATTGTGTAGAAAAATGAAGCATGATGCAGAATAATCAAGTCTAATTGAGTATATCCTCTCTCTAAGTGAAAGCATGCTTCTATTTATAGCGAGGTAGGGCATATAGCTCTCAGCTGTGAAATGCAAGCAAAAAATCAAGCTCTGCAATTTGTGGTATTTGAATACACGATCAGGCCCGGCTTGCAAAAAGCCGCGTTTCAGGCAACAAGGGAACCACTTTTGTTAAGGAGTCTACTATTGACAGCAATAAATGCAGCCTCACCTCTTGATGACAAAGTGGCTCACAGTGCCGGGCTTATGTCCGGCATGTTGGAAATGTATCCGCCGGAACGGATTGCCGTGGCTTGGACCGGTGGCAAGGATTCTACTGTAGTACTGGCCCTTTGGCGAGAGGTTCTTAAGAATAAAGGGAAGGAAGCTTCGTTGGTGCTGGTGCCGCAGGCTTTATCCATTGATACCGGGATAAAATTTCCTGAAGTGATGGCCTTTCGGGATCGCATTGCTTTGCAATGGGGAGTGGATGTTAAGGTTATCCGGCCTGACGTAGACCTCTCAAGTTATCCCATAGCTGAGAATCCGGTGAAGTGTTGCGCTGATCTGAAGATTAAGCCTTTGCAGAAAGCTATAGATGAATTTGAAATAGACCTGCTCATCACCGGAATACGCCGAGATGAACATCCCAGCAGGGCTGGACGCAGGTTCATGGAAGTACGTGATGAGCCGGACCACACTCTACTCAATCCGATACTTGAGTGGACGGAGATGGATATCTGGTCGTTTATCACCATGCACCAGATTCCACATTGTGAGCTCTATGACCAAGGCTATCGTTCCCTTGGCTGCAAACCCTGCACAGCTAAAGGCGGAAATAGCGAACGCGATGGCCGCAGTGCAGAAAAAGAGCGCAATTTGGAGCAGCTTACTTCCATGGGATATTTTTAAAAATAGTTATGATGCGCTTTGCGCTTTTGATGAAGGGATTTCGCCTCCGGCGGCCAAAGAAACTTTTTGAAAAAAGTTCCTCTGGACTCTTCAAAAACTTTTATTTGGGCTTCGCCTCTACGCATTGTATGACTTGCGAGCCTTTATTATAAAGAGAGTTTTTCGATATGAGAGTTAATTTTTGTTTGTCCAGTTATGAGGTTCATGAGTCTTGGCGTGGATTTTTTACCCTTCCGAGGATGATGGAATTGGATCGCATCAGTTCTTCCATCGGTAAGGATTTTACACCCAATGCTGATAAAGTATTGCGTTTCTGTGAGACTGATCTTTCTAATATGAAAGTCGTGATCCTTGGTCAGGACCCTTACCCTCAGATGGGTGTTGCTACAGGCAGGGCCTTTGAGGTTGGCGATATCAAGACATGGGCGGAGCTGAAGCGCAATGCTTCCTTGGTCAATATCCTCAAGCTCATGCATAAGAACTATCTTCAGGCTGAAGAAGTTGAAGGCATCGCCAAGATCAGAACTGATATTGAATCCGGTAAATTCCCGGTTTTGCCTCCGAAAAAACTTTTCAACCATCTTGAAGAAGAGGGCGTTCTTTTCATGAACACCGCTTTGACCTGCCAGCTTGAGAATCCCGGCAGCCATACTGAAATCTGGCGTGATTTCTCCTCTGCTCTTTTGCAGTATATTCAGCAGAAAAATGCATCAGCAAAATGGTTGCTCTGGGGTAAAGATGCACAGGAATTCGCATCCTTCGTACCGGAAAACCAGAAACTGACCAGCTATCACCCGCGTCTGTTTAATAAGACTCCCGGCTCCTTCCTTGGTGAGAACCATTTTGCCGATTGTCCCGAAATCAACTGGGTTAAATAAGTTTTAACCAATCTAATTTATTATTTGGCACAACTTTGCTATCCCCGGACGCGAAGCCTAATAATAGGTTTTGAAAAGGGGAGTCCAGAGGGGAAAAACTTTTGCAAAAGTTTTTCCCCTCTGGCCGCCGGAGGCCTTAAAAAGCGAGCCTTGGCTCTTATAACAATATGTATTATGCTACCGCGCACGTTATTTTTATATTAGCTGCCAAACTGAATAAATCAGGTGAAAAATGATTAATAGAAAAAAGACCCGTGAGCTGTTCATCGGGGATGTTGGTATTGGTGGAGATAACCCGATCAGGGTACAGTCCATGTGCAACACCGACACCCGTGACGCCCTTTCCACCCGGGCACAGATTGACGCATTGGCAGAAGCCGGATGCGAAATTGTGCGTGTTGCCGTACCGGACGAAGAAGCTGCTAAAGCCCTGCCGCAGATCCGTAAGGGATCTCCGGTCCCGCTGGTGGCGGATATTCATTTCGATTACCGTCTGGCTCTTTCCGCTATGGAAGCCGGTATTGATGCCCTGCGCATTAACCCCGGCAACATCGGAGGCGAGGATAAGGTTGATTCCGTGGTCTCTGCTGCCAAGGAACGTAATGTCCCCATTCGTATCGGCGTTAACGGCGGTTCATTAGACAAAGCACTGCTTGCCAAATATGGCGGTCCGACCCCTCAGGCAATGGTTGAAAGCGCACTGGAGCACGTGGCTCTGCTGGAAAAGAGAAATTTCTACAATACCAAGATTTCCCTGAAATCTTCATCAGTGCTGAACACCATTGCTGCTTACAAATTGCTGGCAGAAAAGGTGGATTACCCGCAGCATGTTGGCATCACAGAGGCCGGAACACTGGTGCGCGGCGCGGTTAAATCTTCCGTAGGACTGGGTATTCTGTTCTGGGAAGGCCTTGGCGATACCATGCGCGTTTCCCTGACCCATGATCCGGTGGCGGAAGTGGGCGTTGCCTGGGAAATTTTGCGCTCACTTGGTTTGCGTGAACGCGGACCTGAGATTGTTTCCTGCCCCACCTGCGGACGGACCGAGATTGAACTCATTGATCTGGCCCAGAAGGTGGAAGACAACCTGCGCGGTGTTGAAGATGTCTTTACCGTTGCGGTCATGGGCTGCGTGGTTAACGGTCCTGGAGAGGCACGCGAAGCTGACATCGGTATTGCTGGTGGCCGTGGACTGGGTATCATCTTCCGCAAGGGCGAAGTAATCCGCAAAGTTAAGGGCGATGAAAATCTGCTGCCTGAATTTATGAAAGAAATAGAATTATTCCTGAAAGAAAAGAGAGGACAATAAATGCGTTTAAGCCGTTACTATATTCCCACATTGAAAGAAGACCCTTCCGAAGCGGAAGTGGTTTCCCATAAACTGCTCATGCGTGCGGGTATGATCCGCAAGCTGACCAGTGGTATTTACAACTACCTGCCGCTGGGCCTTAAGTCCGTGAACAAGGTTGCCGCCATCGTGCGCGAGGAAATGAACCGTGCGGGTGCACTGGAAGTGCTCATGCCTATGGTTCAGCCCGGTGACCTCTGGCAGGAGACCGGACGTTGGGATTACTACGGTAAGGAACTGCTTCGCGTTAAAGACCGTCACGGCCGTGATTACTGCCTTGGACCCACCCACGAAGAAGTTATTACCGACCTCGTTCGCGGCGAAGTAAAATCCTACAAGCAGCTTCCTCTCAATCTGTATCAGATTCAGACTAAATTCCGTGATGAAATCCGTCCCCGCTTCGGACTGATGCGCGGTCGTGAATTCATCATGAAAGATGCATATTCCTTTGATAAAGATGAAGCCGGAGCAGAAGAATCCTATCGCGGTATGTTCGAAGCTTACAAGAAAGCTTTCTCCCGCATCGGGCTGAACTTCCGTCCCGTTCAGGCTGATTCCGGTGCTATCGGCGGTGACTTTTCTCACGAATTTCACGTGCTGGCCGATACCGGTGAAGATACCATCGCGGTCTGCAAGGATGAGAAATGCGGTTACGCTGCAAACCTTGAAAAAGCAAAAGTTGCTGCACCTACCGGTGAAAGCATGCTTAATGCTGAATGCCCCGCAATCGAAGAAGTCGCCACTCCCGGCAAACACACTGTGGAAGAAGTTTGTGAATTCCTCGGCGTAGAGCAGGATAAGCTGGTTAAGACCCTGCTTTTCACTGTTGACGGTGAGCCTGTTGCTGCTCTTGTTCGCGGTGATCGTGAACTCAATGACGTTAAGCTGCGCAACCTCGTTGGCGGTAACGAAATTGAAATGGCAAGCGAGGAGCAGGTCAAGGAATGGACCGGAGCTCCTGTCGGTTTTGCCGGACCCGTCGGTCTTAAGATCGAGCGTATTTTTGCCGACCATGAACTGCTGACTGAAACCGATTGGATTGCAGGTGCTAACAAGGGCGACACCCACATCAAGCATCTCTCCCTCGGTCGCGACTGCAAGATTGAGCAGTTCGCAGACCTGCGCGTGATCACCGAAGCTGATCCTTGCCCCGAGTGCGGCGCGGCTATCGAGTTCACCAAGGGTATTGAAGTTGGTCATGTTTTCAAACTCGGCTCCAAGTACTCCAAGTCCATGGAAGCCACTTTCCTTGACGAAAACGGCAAGACCCAGCCTATGGTCATGGGTTGTTACGGTATCGGCGTTTCCCGTATTGTTGCTTCCGCAATTGAGCAGAACAACGATGAAAACGGTGCTATCTTCCCTCCGACCATCGCGCCTTTCGAACTCTGCGTGATCTCTCTTGGCGGTAAGGATGAGGCTGTAAACGAGAAAGCTGAAGAGTTTTACAATGAACTCATGGAAATGGGCATTGACGCAGCTTACGATGACCGCAAGGAACGTCCGGGCGTAAAATTTGCCGATGCAGACCTGATCGGTTACCCCATGCAGCTGGTTATCGGCGGCAAGGGCCTCAAGAATGGTATTGTTGAAGCCAAGAACCGTAAAACCGGTGAAAAAATTGAATTGCCTCTTGAAGGTTTCACTGAAGCTTTCAAAGCATGGCGTGCTGAAATCTGGCAGTCATGGGGACTTAAAGCATAACTAAAAATAAAGCTGGCTACTACTTAAGTAGTAGCCAGCTTTGTATAATATATGAAAATATTTTCTGTAACTGACATTACCCGTGCCGTTAAAGATGTTCTGGAAACGGAATTTCCGTTTATATGGGTGCGGGGACAGGTTACGAACTTGGCCCGGCCTGCGTCCGGGCACATTTATTTTACGCTCACTGATGGGGATGCGGGCTTATCCGTTGTCTGGTTCAAAGGTAACCAGCGCATGGGCGGAGCAGATGGCGAAGATTCCATTAATCCGCTGACCGGGGAAATTGAATCCGGTGGTCCGCTGGAACTTGAGGACGGTATGGAAATTCTCTGTGCCGGACACATGAATGTTTATCCCCCGCGTGGAGTATATCAGCTTGTTGCCGAATTGGTGCAGGAGCAGGGTGTTGGTGATCTGAAGCTTGCCTTCGAAGCCATGAAACGCAAGCTGGCTGAAAAAGGATATTTTGATGATGACCGCAAAATGGAAATCCCCCGTTCACCCAAAAGGGTGGCAGTGGTAACTGCTCCTACTGGTGCAGCTGTCCGGGATTTCCTGAAGATTGCCGAAACTCGCGGCACTGGTGCGGAAATCAGGATTTATCCTACGCTGGTTCAGGGAGATCTTGCTCCGGGACAGATCGCACAGGCTCTTGATACTGTTTATGATGACGGCTGGGCTGAAGTTGTGGTGCTTATCCGTGGCGGTGGTTCTCTGGAAGATCTGTGGGCTTTTAATACCGAGCAGGTTGCGGATGCGCTTTTCAGGGCTACGGTTCCGGTTGTTTGCGGGGTGGGGCATGAAGTCGATGTTTCCATTGCCGACTATGTGGCGGATAAGCGGGTGGCAACCCCCAGCCATGCAGCTCAGGAGCTCTGGCCCCGGCGCGAGACTTTAATGCAGACAGTGGACGAACTGGACGGTTCACTTGTTCGCAGTTTTGATAATTTTCTGAATGTGCGCGAATCCCGGCTGGAAACCTTGCAAAAGGGGCTTAGCTGGTTATCTCCCGCACAGCGTATTGAACGGCTGCTGACTTCTTTTGCTGAGGAAGCTGATCGTTTGGATCGTGCTGCCGGGAAATTTGTGAGTGCAAAATCAGATACGGTCTCAGCTTTGTCTCACCGTTTGTCTTTTGCTTTTGGCGAAGAACGTATTGAACGCATGGAGAATGATTTTTCCGGTTTGCAAAACAGATTGTCCCGCGCCGCAGATATGTTTTTGAAAGATAAGCTGGCGGAGTATGAAAACGCAGCAACTTCATTGCGCATGCTGGACCCTGAAAGTCCGCTGGAACGGGGCTATTCTCTCGTGACTGTGGAAAAGAGCGGCACATTTTTGCGCAGCCCGGATGAGGTTGCAGACGGAGATGCTATCCGTGTACGCGTAAAATCCGGTGAAGTCAGGGCAAGGGTTACATCTGAATAATTGTGGAGATTACTGAAAATGAATGGATACAAACAATTTCGCATCGCTCTTCTGACCTTGATTCTGCTTCTGCTCTGCGCCTCCACTGCGCTGGCTTCAGTCTTTCTGGCTTACCCTAAAAGGGTCGGACTTGGTGAGCCGTTTCTGGTTCGGGTAACTTCCGATACTCCGCTGGAGTCTGTTTCCATTAAATGGAAAGGCAAAAGCGTTAAGCCGGAAATTCGTACTTGGAAAGGTCGTTCCGTGGCGCTGGCAATGTTCGGCACTGATGTTCTTTCTGACAAAATCGGTCGGGACAAACTGGTTATCAAGACAGTGTCCGAAAGCAAGGAGCGTACTTTCGGGCGGACAGTTAAGGTTAATAAGAAAAAATACCGCATACAGCGGTTGACCCTGCCCGAAAAAATGGTCACCCCGCCAGCAGAAGTCTTGGATAAAATAGCACAGGACCGTAGGGAAGTTGCTGTTGCCAAGGCTGCGATGAGTCCTGAGCGTAAATGGTACGTCCCTTTTACCCGCCCGACCAAAGGTTCTCAGTCCAGCCCCTATGGTGCTCAGAGGATTTTGAACGGTAAACCTAAGAACCCGCATCGGGGTCTTGATTTCCGTGGAGCCAAAGGGAATGCCATCAAAGCTATGGCAGACGGTAAGGTGGTGCTGGTAGGTAATCACTACTATGCTGGAAATTCAGTTTATATTGATCATGGCAGCGGGGTGGTCACTATGTATTTCCATCTTTCACGGATAGATGTTAAGGAAGGCGAATTAGTGGAACGGGGTCAGCTTATCGGCGGCATCGGTTCTACCGGAAGGGTCACCGGACCGCATCTGCATATGAGTGTATCTGTGCAGGGAAAACTTGTTGACCCGTCCTATGTTCTCTATAAAACAACCGACCAATTGCTCGGTATAAAATAAGATTCTTAGAACTCGAAGCGGCTAAGCCTAATAAAAGGTTTTGAAGAGTCCAGAGACACTTTTTCACAAGTTTCTTTGGCCCTCGGAGAGCCGCCGGAGGCAGCTTTTGACAAAAGACAATAAAACATTTGAAGACCGTCTTGACCGCTTGAAGGCGATAGTGTCTGCCCTTGAAAAGGGCGACCTGCCCCTTGAGGAAGGTGTGGCCCTGTTTAAAGAAGGCCAGACCCTTTCCAAGGAATGCGCCACACAGCTGGAAAAGGCCCGTAATGAAGTTAAAATAGTCACTGGCGGCGAAGTTGAAGACTTTGACGTTGATACAGAAGAGGATACAGCGGATGACAGTTAAAGAAAAACTCGCAGTGCATGCTGCGGATGTTGAAAAATATTTGGGTGAATGTCTTAAGGGTATGGGGATTCCTGAGAATCTTCTTGAATCTATGGAATACAGCCTGATGGCTGGAGGCAAGCGTCTGCGCCCGGTTCTTGTTTTGGTTTGGGCTCAAATGCTTGGTGTTAAGAAAGAGGCGGTTATGCCTTTTGCTGCCAGCCTTGAGATGATTCATACCTATTCGCTGATCCATGACGACCTTCCGGCAATGGATGACGATGACCTGCGTCGCGGCAAGCCTTCAAACCATAAGAAGTTTGACGAAGCTACTGCGATTCTTGCCGGTGACGGCCTGCTTACCG contains the following coding sequences:
- a CDS encoding ATP-dependent zinc protease family protein encodes the protein MNCPENIQGKTVIGWREWGAFPQLNIPAIKFKTDTGAKTSCLHSFQQDFFERDGQKWIRFGIHPIQKRTDIEVFCEAPVIDFRTVTNSGGISEDRPVISSKIIMGNMSWDIELTLTNRDSMRFRMLLGRTAMEERLIVDPAGSYLLGRKHAAEFYK
- a CDS encoding phosphoadenosine phosphosulfate reductase family protein translates to MTAINAASPLDDKVAHSAGLMSGMLEMYPPERIAVAWTGGKDSTVVLALWREVLKNKGKEASLVLVPQALSIDTGIKFPEVMAFRDRIALQWGVDVKVIRPDVDLSSYPIAENPVKCCADLKIKPLQKAIDEFEIDLLITGIRRDEHPSRAGRRFMEVRDEPDHTLLNPILEWTEMDIWSFITMHQIPHCELYDQGYRSLGCKPCTAKGGNSERDGRSAEKERNLEQLTSMGYF
- a CDS encoding uracil-DNA glycosylase; the encoded protein is MELDRISSSIGKDFTPNADKVLRFCETDLSNMKVVILGQDPYPQMGVATGRAFEVGDIKTWAELKRNASLVNILKLMHKNYLQAEEVEGIAKIRTDIESGKFPVLPPKKLFNHLEEEGVLFMNTALTCQLENPGSHTEIWRDFSSALLQYIQQKNASAKWLLWGKDAQEFASFVPENQKLTSYHPRLFNKTPGSFLGENHFADCPEINWVK
- the ispG gene encoding flavodoxin-dependent (E)-4-hydroxy-3-methylbut-2-enyl-diphosphate synthase is translated as MINRKKTRELFIGDVGIGGDNPIRVQSMCNTDTRDALSTRAQIDALAEAGCEIVRVAVPDEEAAKALPQIRKGSPVPLVADIHFDYRLALSAMEAGIDALRINPGNIGGEDKVDSVVSAAKERNVPIRIGVNGGSLDKALLAKYGGPTPQAMVESALEHVALLEKRNFYNTKISLKSSSVLNTIAAYKLLAEKVDYPQHVGITEAGTLVRGAVKSSVGLGILFWEGLGDTMRVSLTHDPVAEVGVAWEILRSLGLRERGPEIVSCPTCGRTEIELIDLAQKVEDNLRGVEDVFTVAVMGCVVNGPGEAREADIGIAGGRGLGIIFRKGEVIRKVKGDENLLPEFMKEIELFLKEKRGQ
- a CDS encoding proline--tRNA ligase codes for the protein MRLSRYYIPTLKEDPSEAEVVSHKLLMRAGMIRKLTSGIYNYLPLGLKSVNKVAAIVREEMNRAGALEVLMPMVQPGDLWQETGRWDYYGKELLRVKDRHGRDYCLGPTHEEVITDLVRGEVKSYKQLPLNLYQIQTKFRDEIRPRFGLMRGREFIMKDAYSFDKDEAGAEESYRGMFEAYKKAFSRIGLNFRPVQADSGAIGGDFSHEFHVLADTGEDTIAVCKDEKCGYAANLEKAKVAAPTGESMLNAECPAIEEVATPGKHTVEEVCEFLGVEQDKLVKTLLFTVDGEPVAALVRGDRELNDVKLRNLVGGNEIEMASEEQVKEWTGAPVGFAGPVGLKIERIFADHELLTETDWIAGANKGDTHIKHLSLGRDCKIEQFADLRVITEADPCPECGAAIEFTKGIEVGHVFKLGSKYSKSMEATFLDENGKTQPMVMGCYGIGVSRIVASAIEQNNDENGAIFPPTIAPFELCVISLGGKDEAVNEKAEEFYNELMEMGIDAAYDDRKERPGVKFADADLIGYPMQLVIGGKGLKNGIVEAKNRKTGEKIELPLEGFTEAFKAWRAEIWQSWGLKA
- the xseA gene encoding exodeoxyribonuclease VII large subunit, with amino-acid sequence MKIFSVTDITRAVKDVLETEFPFIWVRGQVTNLARPASGHIYFTLTDGDAGLSVVWFKGNQRMGGADGEDSINPLTGEIESGGPLELEDGMEILCAGHMNVYPPRGVYQLVAELVQEQGVGDLKLAFEAMKRKLAEKGYFDDDRKMEIPRSPKRVAVVTAPTGAAVRDFLKIAETRGTGAEIRIYPTLVQGDLAPGQIAQALDTVYDDGWAEVVVLIRGGGSLEDLWAFNTEQVADALFRATVPVVCGVGHEVDVSIADYVADKRVATPSHAAQELWPRRETLMQTVDELDGSLVRSFDNFLNVRESRLETLQKGLSWLSPAQRIERLLTSFAEEADRLDRAAGKFVSAKSDTVSALSHRLSFAFGEERIERMENDFSGLQNRLSRAADMFLKDKLAEYENAATSLRMLDPESPLERGYSLVTVEKSGTFLRSPDEVADGDAIRVRVKSGEVRARVTSE
- a CDS encoding M23 family metallopeptidase, whose protein sequence is MNGYKQFRIALLTLILLLLCASTALASVFLAYPKRVGLGEPFLVRVTSDTPLESVSIKWKGKSVKPEIRTWKGRSVALAMFGTDVLSDKIGRDKLVIKTVSESKERTFGRTVKVNKKKYRIQRLTLPEKMVTPPAEVLDKIAQDRREVAVAKAAMSPERKWYVPFTRPTKGSQSSPYGAQRILNGKPKNPHRGLDFRGAKGNAIKAMADGKVVLVGNHYYAGNSVYIDHGSGVVTMYFHLSRIDVKEGELVERGQLIGGIGSTGRVTGPHLHMSVSVQGKLVDPSYVLYKTTDQLLGIK
- a CDS encoding exodeoxyribonuclease VII small subunit, yielding MTKDNKTFEDRLDRLKAIVSALEKGDLPLEEGVALFKEGQTLSKECATQLEKARNEVKIVTGGEVEDFDVDTEEDTADDS